In Gymnogyps californianus isolate 813 chromosome 1, ASM1813914v2, whole genome shotgun sequence, the following are encoded in one genomic region:
- the LRRC58 gene encoding leucine-rich repeat-containing protein 58 has translation MAAAAGGAAPELEPEPEPPRRGPAAAAEGEEEEEEAAAAAAEAELAAELAARRSAEARRLVLSPRRLSGPLPAGLSQWFPALEVLDVSGTGLAELGAELLALPRLHTLLAKNNRLGGPGSLPKGLGQAPLGRSLRVLNLSGNRFAEVPPALLGLRGLQSLSLGGNRLHGIPPDIQELRSLEFLYLGGNFITSIPPELANLPSLSYLVLCDNKIQSIPPQLAQLHSLRSLSLHNNLLTYLPREILNLVHLEELSLRGNPLVVRFVRDLTYNPPSLQELAGRTIKTRNVPYAPSDLPENLVRYLSLASNCPNPKCGGVYFDSCVRQIKFVDFCGKYRLPLMHYLCSPECSSPCSSASQSSTSQSESDSEDEASVAARRMQKVLLG, from the exons AtggcggccgcggcgggcggcgcggccccggagctggagccggagccggagccaccgcggcgcggcccggcggcggcggcggagggcgaggaggaggaggaggaggcggcggcggcggcagcggagGCGGAGCTGGCGGCGGAGCTGGCGGCGCGGCGCAGCGCGGAGGCGCGGCGGCTGGTGCTGTCGCCGCGGCGGCTATCGGGCCCGCTGCCCGCCGGGCTGTCGCAGTGGTTCCCGGCGCTGGAGGTGCTGGACGTGAGCGGGACGGGGCTGGCGGAGCTGGGCGCggagctgctggccctgccGCGCCTCCACACGCTCCTGGCCAAGAACAACCGGCTGGGCGGGCCCGGCTCGCTGCCcaaggggctggggcaggccCCGCTCGGCCGCTCCCTCCGCGTCCTCAACCTCAGCGGGAACCGCTTCGCCGAGGTGCCGCCCGCCCTGCTGGGGCTCCGCGGGCTGCAGAGCCTCAGCCTCGGCGGCAACCGCCTCCACGGCATCCCGCCCGACATCCAGGAGCTCCGCAG tttagaGTTTCTATACCTCGGAGGGAATTTCATTACTTCAATTCCACCTGAATTAGCAAACCTGCCTTCTCTAAGCTATCTAGTTCTGTGTGACAACAAGATCCAGAGCATTCCACCTCAGCTGGCACA GCTGCATTCCCTGCGTTCCCTTAGCCTGCACAATAACCTGCTGACTTACCTTCCTCGAGAGATCCTTAACCTGGTTCACCTGGAAGAGCTGAGCTTGCGTGGGAACCCACTGGTGGTTCGGTTTGTCCGTGACCTGACCTACAATCCCCCAAGCCTTCAGGAACTGGCTGGACGCACAATTAAAACTCGCAATGTTCCCTATGCTCCCAGTGATCTCCCGGAGAATCTTGTCCGGTATCTGAGCTTGGCCAGCAACTGTCCCAATCCTAAATGCGGCG GCGTCTACTTTGACAGCTGCGTCAGACAAATCAAGTTCGTTGACTTCTGTGGGAAGTATCGCCTCCCGCTGATGCACTACCTGTGCTCCCCAGAgtgctcctctccctgcagctctgcctcccaGAGCTCTACTTCCCAGAGCGAGTCTGACTCTGAGGACGAAGCCAGCGTCGCTGCGCGCAGGATGCAGAAAGTCCTCCTGGGATAA